Proteins encoded within one genomic window of Lepus europaeus isolate LE1 unplaced genomic scaffold, mLepTim1.pri SCAFFOLD_105, whole genome shotgun sequence:
- the MKNK2 gene encoding MAP kinase-interacting serine/threonine-protein kinase 2, translating into MVHRKTADLQRFHRSFKAQDPLELALSLEQAHLGDTDHSPELEARPDMPASQPIDIPDAKKRGKKKKRGRATDSFSGRFEDVYQLQEDVLGEGAHARVQTCVNLITNQEYAVKIIEKQPGHIRSRVFREVEMLYQCQGHRNVLELIEFFEEEDRFYLVFEKMRGGSILNHIHQRRHFNELEASVVVQDVASALDFLHNKGIAHRDLKPENILCEHPDQVSPVKICDFDLGSGIKLNGDCSPISTPELLTPCGSAEYMAPEVVEAFSEEASIYDKRCDLWSLGVILYILLSGYPPFVGRCGSDCGWDRGEACPACQNMLFESIQQGKYEFPDKDWAHISLAAKDLISKLLVRDAKQRLSAAQVLQHPWVQGCAPENTLPTPMVLQRNSCAKDLTSFAAEAMAVNRQLAQREDAAEAAPPVVIRATSRCLPLSPPSESQLAQRRQRASPAAGAVVLVGERG; encoded by the exons CTCGAGGCCCGCCCCG ACATGCCCGCCAGCCAGCCCATCGACATCCCGGATGCTAAGAAGAGGGGCAAGAAGAAGAAACGGGGCCGCGCCACCGACAGCTTCTCGGGCAGGTTCGAAG ATGTCTACCAGCTGCAGGAGGATGTGCTGGGGGAAGGCGCCCATGCCCGCGTGCAGACTTGCGTCAACCTCATCACCAACCAGGAGTACGCGGTCAAG ATCATTGAGAAGCAGCCGGGCCACATCCGGAGCCGGGTCTTCCGGGAGGTGGAGATGCTGTACCAGTGCCAGGGACACAG GAATGTTCTGGAGCTGATCGAGTTCTTCGAGGAAGAGGACCGCTTCTACCTGGTGTTTGAGAAGATGAGGGGCG GCTCTATCCTGAACCACATCCACCAGCGGCGGCACTTCAACGAGCTGGAGGCCAGCGTGGTGGTGCAGGACGTGGCCAGCGCCCTGGACTTCCTGCATAACAAAG GCATCGCCCACAGGGACCTGAAGCCCGAGAACATCCTGTGTGAGCACCCCGACCAG GTGTCCCCCGTGAAGATCTGCGACTTCGACCTGGGCAGCGGCATCAAACTGAACGGGGACTGCTCGCCCATCTCCACCCCGGAGCTGCTCACCCCG TGCGGCTCTGCAGAGTACATGGCCCCGGAGGTGGTGGAGGCGTTCAGCGAGGAAGCCAGCATCTATGACAAGCGCTGTGACCTGTGGAGCCTGGGCGTCATCCTCTACATCCTGCTCAGCGGCTACCCGCCCTTCGTGGGCCGCTGCGGCAGCGACTGCGGCTGGGACCGCGGCGAGGCCTGCCCGGCCTGCCAG AACATGCTGTTCGAGAGCATCCAGCAGGGCAAGTACGAGTTCCCCGACAAGGACTGGGCGCACATCTCCCTCGCCGCCAAAGACCTCATCTCCAAGCTGCTGGTGCGGGACGCCAAGCAGCGGCTGAGCGCCGCGCAGGTCCTGCAGCACCCCTGGGTGCAGGGG TGCGCCCCCGAGAACACCCTGCCCACGCCCATGGTCCTGCAGAG gaACAGCTGTGCCAAAGACCTCACGTCGTTCGCGGCCGAGGCCATGGCCGTGAACCGGCAGCTGGCCCAGCGCGAGGACGCGGCCGAGGCGGCCCCGCCCGTGGTCATCCGAGCTACCTCACGCTGCCTGCCGCTGTCGCCGCCCTCCGAGTCCCAGCTGGCCCAGCGGCGGCAGCGCGCCAGCccggcggccggcgccgtggtgctgGTGGGCGAGCGCGGCTGA